The following proteins are encoded in a genomic region of Thiomicrospira sp. R3:
- the rpmF gene encoding 50S ribosomal protein L32 codes for MAVQQNKKSPSKRGMRRSHDGLTTVAITVDATTGEIHRRHHVTADGYYKGKKVIQDKA; via the coding sequence GGCTGTTCAGCAGAATAAAAAATCACCATCAAAGCGTGGCATGCGTCGCTCACATGACGGTTTAACAACAGTGGCTATCACGGTTGATGCAACAACGGGTGAAATTCACCGTCGTCATCATGTAACCGCAGATGGTTACTACAAAGGCAAGAAAGTAATTCAAGACAAGGCTTAA